From one Triticum aestivum cultivar Chinese Spring chromosome 4B, IWGSC CS RefSeq v2.1, whole genome shotgun sequence genomic stretch:
- the LOC123092380 gene encoding myb-related protein P, with translation MGRAPCCEKVGLKRGRWTAEEDDILANYIAKHGEGSWRSLPKNAGLLRCGKSCRLRWINYLRDGVRRGNISKEEDDLIVKLHATLGNRWSLIASHLPGRTDNEIKNYWNSHLSRQIHTFRRIYTTVSDTAITVDINKLSAAGKRRGGRTPGQSPRSSTKKKPVPEPITKAKDESSPAGAASSVSSSPQSDEARSAVVDPDQNQPNNSISVSHTSDGPCSEDGTWPMVMDPVDQTGVLEANCTVDQQMGLWEVNSSMNQIGIMEDESEMQALLSSSVTAENGLVGIDPGGLSQVDHLLDMDWEGFASHLWDQPAQNGLLQPAEPQAATGSESDELESFVSWLLSDAC, from the exons ATGGGGAGGGCGCCGTGCTGCGAGAAGGTGGGGCTGAAGCGGGGGAGGTGGACGGCGGAGGAGGACGACATACTCGCAAACTACATTGCCAAGCACGGCGAGGGCTCATGGAGGTCTCTGCCCAAGAATGCAG GGCTACTGAGGTGTGGCAAGAGCTGCAGGCTGCGGTGGATCAACTACCTCAGAGACGGGGTGAGGAGAGGCAACATCTCCAAGGAGGAGGACGACCTCATCGTCAAACTTCATGCCACCCTTGGCAACAG ATGGTCCCTGATCGCCAGCCACCTACCAGGACGAACAGACAACGAGATCAAGAACTACTGGAACTCGCATCTCAGCCGGCAGATCCACACCTTTCGAAGGATCTACACCACCGTCAGCGACACCGCCATAACCGTCGACATCAACAAGCTTTCCGCCGCCGGCAAGCGGCGCGGCGGCCGCACCCCTGGCCAGTCGCCAAGGAGCAGCACAAAGAAGAAGCCGGTGCCGGAGCCCATCACCAAGGCGAAGGACGAATCTAGCCCGGCCGGCGCTGCGTCATCGGTGTCAAGCTCACCTCAGAGCGACGAGGCTAGAAGCGCGGTGGTCGACCCGGACCAGAACCAGCCCAACAACAGCATCAGTGTCAGCCACACTTCTGATGGGCCCTGCAGCGAGGATGGGACGTGGCCCATGGTCATGGACCCTGTAGATCAGACTGGCGTCCTCGAGGCGAACTGCACGGTGGATCAGCAGATGGGGCTCTGGGAAGTGAACAGCTCAATGAATCAGATTGGGATCATGGAGGACGAGAGCGAGATGCAGGCACTCCTGTCCAGCAGCGTTACAGCAGAGAATGGGCTTGTTGGCATCGATCCCGGAGGCCTGTCTCAGGTGGACCATCTCTTGGACATGGACTGGGAGGGGTTTGCATCCCATCTATGGGACCAGCCAGCCCAGAATGGCCTTCTACAGCCCGCTGAGCCGCAGGCGGCGACGGGCTCCGAGTCGGACGAGCTAGAGTCGTTCGTCAGTTGGCTCCTCTCCGACGCGTGCTGA